In one Balaenoptera acutorostrata chromosome 5, mBalAcu1.1, whole genome shotgun sequence genomic region, the following are encoded:
- the RASL11B gene encoding ras-like protein family member 11B produces the protein MRLIQNMCTIAEYPAPGSVAAADCCLGAAGRRLVKIAVVGASGVGKTALVVRFLTKRFIGDYERNAGNLYTRQVQIEGETLAIQVQDTPGIQVHENGLSCTEQLNRCIRWADAVVIVFSITDYKSYELTGPLHQHVQQLHPGTRLPVVVVANKADLLHIKQVDPQLGLQLASMLGCSFYEVSVSENDNDVYNAFHVLCKEVSHKQQPSGTPEKRRTSLIPRPKSPNMQDLKRRFKQALSAKVRTVTSV, from the exons ATGCGCCTCATTCAGAACATGTGCACTATCGCCGAGTACCCCGCCCCGGGCAGCGTAGCCGCCGCCGATTGCTGCCTGGGGGCGGCAGGCCGCCGCCTGGTCAAGATCGCAGTGGTGGGCGCCAGTGGCGTGGGCAAGACAG CTCTGGTGGTCCGGTTCCTCACCAAACGATTCATCGGTGACTATGAAAGAAATGCAG GTAATCTTTATACCAGACAAGTCCAAATAGAAGGTGAAACCCTGGCTATTCAGGTTCAAGACACTCCAGGTATTCAG GTCCACGAGAACGGCCTGAGCTGCACCGAGCAGCTGAATAGATGCATCCGCTGGGCAGACGCCGTGGTGATCGTCTTCTCTATCACCGACTACAAGAGCTACGAACTCACCGGCCCGCTCCACCAGCACGTGCAGCAGCTGCACCCGGGCACTCGGCTGCCCGTGGTCGTCGTGGCCAACAAGGCCGACCTGCTGCACATCAAGCAGGTGGACCCTCAGCTCGGACTGCAGCTGGCCAGCATGCTGGGCTGCTCCTTCTACGAGGTGTCCGTCAGCGAGAACGACAACGACGTCTACAACGCTTTCCACGTGCTGTGCAAGGAAGTGAGTCACAAACAGCAGCCCAGTGGCACGCCGGAGAAGCGACGGACCTCCCTCATCCCCAGGCCCAAGTCCCCCAACATGCAGGACCTGAAGAGGAGGTTCAAGCAAGCCCTCTCTGCCAAAGTCAGGACTGTCACCTCTGTCTGA